In Marmota flaviventris isolate mMarFla1 chromosome 15, mMarFla1.hap1, whole genome shotgun sequence, a single window of DNA contains:
- the Gem gene encoding GTP-binding protein GEM translates to MTLNNVTMRQGTVGMQPQQQRWSIPADGRHLMVQKEPHPYNHRNHHSANPEDHCRRSWSSDSTDSVISSESGNTYYRVVLIGEQGVGKSTLANIFAGVHDSLDSDCEVLGEDTYERTLIVDGESATIILLDMWENKGENEWLQDHCMQVGDAYLIVYSITDRASFEKASELRIQLRRARQTEDIPIILVGNKSDLVRCREVSVSEGRACAVVFDCKFIETSAAVQHNVKELFEGIVRQVRLRRDSKEKNERRLAYQKRRESIPRKARRFWGKIVAKNNKNMAFKLKSKSCHDLSVL, encoded by the exons ATGACTCTGAATAATGTCACCATGCGCCAGGGCACTGTGGGCATGCAGCCACAGCAGCAGCGCTGGAGCATCCCAGCCGATGGCAGGCATCTGATGGTCCAGAAAGAGCCCCACCCATACAACCATCGCAACCACCACTCTGCCAACCCTGAGGACCACTGCCGGCGGAGCTGGTCCTCTGACTCTACAGACTCTGTCATCTCCTCTGAGTCAGGGAACACCTACTACCGCGTGGTGCTCATAGGGGAGCAGGGGGTAGGCAAGTCCACCCTGGCCAACATCTTTGCAGGCGTGCACGACAGCCTGGACAGCGACTGCGAGGTGCTGGGAG aagATACATATGAGCGCACCCTGATTGTTGACGGGGAAAGTGCCACAATTATACTGCTGGACATGTGGGAAAATAAG ggAGAGAATGAATGGCTCCAAGACCACTGCATGCAAGTTGGGGATGCCTACCTGATTGTCTACTCCATCACAGATCGAGCGAGCTTTGAGAAGGCATCTGAGTTGCGAATACAGCTCCGCAGGGCCCGGCAGACAGAGGACATTCCTATCATTTTAGTTGGCAACAAAAGTGACCTAGTTCGGTGCCGGGAGGTGTCTGTATCAG AAGGGAGAGCATGTGCTGTGGTGTTCGACTGCAAGTTCATTGAGACCTCAGCAGCTGTCCAGCACAACGTGAAGGAGCTGTTCGAGGGCATTGTGCGGCAGGTCCGCCTACGTAGGGACAGCAAGGAGAAAAATGAGCGGCGGCTGGCGTACCAGAAACGGAGAGAGAGCATCCCCAGGAAAGCTCGGCGCTTCTGGGGCAAGATCGTGGccaaaaacaacaagaacatGGCCTTCAAGCTCAAGTCCAAATCTTGCCACGACCTCTCTGTGCTCTAG